In one window of Hominilimicola fabiformis DNA:
- a CDS encoding ATP synthase subunit I has translation MSKTLLVEIRNIAIGVIILGAVQVLVTLPTKFFGLSAIFGTLLGCAVAILNFALMGIILERCVSKQKGASGLMGVGYIGRLALIALAVIWATKVDYLNYVCVIIPLIFPQISIFILNLTRKKEREVSEDERT, from the coding sequence GTGTCAAAGACTTTACTTGTCGAAATAAGAAATATTGCAATAGGTGTAATCATACTCGGAGCGGTGCAAGTGCTTGTTACTTTGCCGACAAAGTTTTTTGGTTTATCTGCAATATTCGGAACACTTCTCGGATGTGCGGTGGCAATTTTAAACTTTGCACTTATGGGAATTATCCTTGAAAGATGTGTGTCAAAGCAAAAAGGTGCGTCCGGACTTATGGGAGTCGGTTATATAGGTAGGCTGGCACTTATTGCACTTGCGGTAATTTGGGCAACAAAGGTTGATTATCTAAACTATGTATGCGTTATAATTCCGCTTATATTCCCGCAGATTTCTATATTCATACTAAATCTTACGAGAAAAAAGGAAAGGGAAGTGTCAGAAGATGAACGGACCTAA
- a CDS encoding F0F1 ATP synthase subunit A — translation MNGPKVLFEIPLFGGIKVTESIVNMWIIMAALVIVSVWLTHGMRVRNPSKKQLVAEKLITMLYNLVKDTMGEKYMSFAPYIGTLFIFSIVGSLSSLTGLRPITADLSVILSWSIVTFLMIQVTNIKNHGVLGWLKSFTEPVPVITPLNLISEIANPVSMTFRHFGNIAAGLVITSLVYGGLASLSSVILSWIPNDFFATIPILQVGIPAILSVYFDLFTSFLQAYIICMLTMVFVQGAGD, via the coding sequence ATGAACGGACCTAAAGTTTTATTTGAGATACCGCTTTTCGGTGGAATTAAAGTAACCGAAAGTATAGTCAATATGTGGATTATAATGGCGGCACTCGTGATAGTGTCTGTATGGCTGACACACGGTATGCGAGTAAGAAATCCGTCAAAAAAACAACTTGTGGCAGAAAAACTCATTACAATGCTTTACAATCTTGTAAAGGATACAATGGGTGAAAAATATATGTCGTTCGCACCGTATATAGGAACGCTTTTTATATTTTCGATAGTCGGAAGTTTATCATCGCTTACGGGTTTAAGACCGATAACGGCTGATTTAAGCGTTATACTTTCGTGGTCGATAGTGACGTTCCTTATGATACAGGTGACGAACATCAAAAATCACGGTGTTCTCGGTTGGCTTAAGTCGTTTACCGAACCTGTACCGGTTATAACGCCGCTCAACCTTATAAGTGAAATCGCAAATCCTGTTTCAATGACGTTCCGTCATTTCGGTAATATTGCCGCAGGTCTTGTTATAACATCACTTGTATACGGCGGTTTGGCGAGTCTTAGCAGTGTTATACTTTCATGGATACCAAATGATTTCTTTGCAACAATACCGATTTTACAAGTCGGTATTCCGGCAATACTTTCGGTTTACTTTGACCTGTTCACAAGCTTTTTGCAGGCATATATAATCTGTATGCTTACGATGGTGTTTGTTCAAGGTGCAGGCGACTAA
- the atpE gene encoding ATP synthase F0 subunit C, producing MERAIILAASAIGAGLAMIAGVGPGIGQGFAAGKAAEAVGRQPEAKGAITSTMLFGCAVAESTGIYGLVVALILLFANPLIGLL from the coding sequence ATGGAAAGAGCAATTATATTAGCGGCGTCGGCAATAGGTGCGGGACTTGCAATGATAGCAGGTGTCGGACCGGGTATAGGACAAGGTTTTGCGGCAGGTAAGGCGGCAGAGGCAGTCGGCAGACAGCCTGAGGCAAAGGGCGCAATTACTTCAACAATGTTGTTTGGTTGTGCGGTTGCGGAATCAACAGGTATTTACGGTCTTGTTGTCGCATTGATTTTATTGTTTGCAAATCCGCTTATAGGACTTCTTTAA
- the atpF gene encoding F0F1 ATP synthase subunit B: MNEYLPFVSIDTWTMIFTWANLLILFLLLKKFLFKPVTKILDERAEEIENSYKQAEETNDKAISLKSEYEEKLLSAKNEADGIIKSAVETADRRSESIVNEANEKVRYIMEKSQKQIEQDKQNAVTDAKREIASMAVDAAEKIIGKKLTDSDDEELISDIIDRM, translated from the coding sequence ATGAATGAATATTTGCCTTTTGTATCCATAGACACATGGACAATGATTTTTACGTGGGCAAACCTGCTCATATTGTTTCTGCTTTTAAAGAAGTTTTTGTTTAAACCTGTAACGAAGATACTTGATGAACGCGCAGAAGAAATCGAAAATTCGTATAAACAGGCAGAGGAAACCAACGATAAGGCGATAAGCCTTAAAAGTGAATACGAAGAAAAACTTTTGTCTGCAAAAAATGAGGCTGACGGTATAATAAAATCGGCGGTTGAAACGGCGGACAGACGCTCTGAATCTATTGTAAATGAGGCAAATGAAAAAGTTCGGTATATAATGGAAAAGAGTCAAAAGCAGATTGAACAAGATAAGCAGAACGCAGTCACTGACGCAAAGAGAGAGATTGCGTCTATGGCTGTCGATGCGGCAGAAAAAATTATAGGCAAAAAATTAACTGACAGTGATGATGAAGAACTAATTTCTGATATTATTGATAGAATGTAG
- the atpH gene encoding ATP synthase F1 subunit delta, giving the protein MSAPQTYGASLYDLAKDEGMSREILVDLEGIVSLFNEHPAYVKILDAPQIERDDLMEILNEDFLGKVNRYVLNFLKLLSEKHSVHHIGECFKTYEKLYNEDNSIKIVNVTTAKPIGKHLEEKLLQKLEKKTGGKVVLKMHVDKKCIGGIIIETDGIRIDSSIKSGLEDLKKALI; this is encoded by the coding sequence ATGTCTGCACCACAGACTTACGGTGCCTCGCTTTACGACCTTGCAAAAGATGAGGGGATGTCAAGAGAGATTTTGGTTGATCTTGAGGGGATTGTTTCGTTATTTAACGAACACCCTGCATATGTTAAAATACTTGATGCACCTCAAATCGAACGTGATGACCTTATGGAGATACTCAACGAAGATTTCTTGGGCAAGGTGAACAGATATGTTTTGAATTTCTTAAAGTTACTTTCGGAAAAGCATAGTGTACATCACATCGGGGAATGTTTTAAAACATATGAAAAGCTGTATAATGAGGACAATAGTATAAAAATTGTTAATGTTACAACAGCAAAGCCTATAGGCAAGCATTTGGAAGAAAAACTATTGCAGAAACTTGAAAAGAAAACAGGCGGAAAAGTAGTTTTGAAAATGCACGTTGATAAAAAATGTATAGGCGGAATTATAATCGAAACAGATGGTATACGGATTGATTCAAGTATAAAATCAGGACTTGAAGATTTAAAAAAAGCTTTGATATAG
- the atpA gene encoding F0F1 ATP synthase subunit alpha: protein MQDLSKVIKDRIKNYDNIIRETETGYVIEVGDGIARIHGLDACMAGELIELDGGVMSMALNLEEDNVSVVILGDDTGIKEGSIAKRTGRVADVPVGDALLGRVVDALGNPIDGKGAINTTETRPVESPASGIIERKSVSVPLQTGIKAIDSMIPIGRGQRELIIGDRQTGKTAIAVDTIINQKDTDVLCIYVAIGQKRSTVASIVDTLEKAGAMDYTIVVSATASEMPALQYIAPYAGCAMGEYFMYKGKDVLIVYDDLSKHAVAYRALSLLLRRSPGREAYPGDVFYLHSRLLERAARLSDDLGGGSLTALPIIETQAGDVSAYIPTNVISITDGQIFLETELFHSGIMPAVNPGISVSRVGGNAQIKAMKKVAGSLKLSYSQYRELQAFAQFGSDLDKDTKMRLAKGERIVEVLKQGRNTPIRVSLQVVIIYAVINDLLEDIPVERIQEFETSLFEYIENNAHDIIDTIENTGEMSKECEEKIRSSVEDCKKRFVK, encoded by the coding sequence ATGCAGGATTTAAGCAAAGTTATAAAGGACAGAATTAAAAATTACGATAATATAATACGCGAAACAGAAACGGGTTATGTTATAGAAGTCGGTGACGGAATTGCACGTATACACGGACTTGACGCGTGTATGGCGGGTGAGCTTATCGAACTTGACGGCGGAGTTATGTCTATGGCGCTGAACCTTGAAGAAGATAACGTCAGCGTTGTTATTCTCGGTGATGATACGGGAATAAAAGAGGGCAGTATCGCGAAACGTACCGGACGTGTTGCAGACGTTCCAGTTGGTGATGCACTTTTGGGTCGTGTTGTTGACGCTCTCGGAAACCCTATTGACGGCAAGGGTGCGATAAACACAACCGAAACACGACCTGTCGAATCTCCGGCGTCGGGAATTATCGAACGTAAGTCTGTAAGCGTGCCTTTGCAGACAGGTATAAAGGCGATTGACTCTATGATACCTATTGGCAGAGGACAGAGAGAACTTATAATCGGTGACAGACAAACAGGTAAAACGGCAATTGCGGTTGATACCATTATAAACCAAAAAGATACGGACGTACTTTGTATTTACGTTGCGATAGGTCAAAAGCGTTCAACGGTTGCGTCAATCGTTGATACGCTTGAAAAGGCCGGTGCGATGGATTATACGATTGTCGTTTCCGCAACGGCGTCTGAAATGCCGGCACTTCAATATATTGCACCGTATGCAGGTTGTGCAATGGGCGAATATTTTATGTATAAAGGCAAGGACGTTTTGATTGTGTATGACGATTTGTCAAAACACGCAGTAGCATACAGAGCGTTGTCGCTGCTTTTAAGACGTTCACCGGGACGTGAGGCGTATCCTGGCGATGTATTCTATTTACATTCAAGATTGCTTGAAAGAGCGGCGAGATTGTCGGACGATTTGGGCGGCGGCTCGCTTACGGCATTGCCGATTATAGAAACACAGGCGGGCGATGTTTCGGCATATATACCGACAAACGTAATTTCAATTACGGACGGACAGATATTCCTTGAAACGGAATTATTCCATTCGGGCATTATGCCGGCGGTTAATCCCGGTATAAGCGTGTCGCGTGTAGGCGGTAACGCACAGATAAAGGCAATGAAAAAAGTTGCCGGAAGTCTGAAACTTTCGTATTCACAGTACAGAGAACTTCAAGCATTCGCACAGTTCGGCTCGGACTTGGATAAAGACACAAAAATGCGTCTTGCAAAGGGTGAGAGAATAGTTGAAGTGCTAAAGCAAGGAAGAAACACGCCGATAAGAGTATCATTGCAAGTGGTAATTATTTATGCGGTTATAAACGATTTGCTTGAAGATATACCTGTTGAAAGAATACAGGAATTTGAAACATCATTATTTGAGTATATTGAAAATAATGCACATGATATAATAGATACGATTGAAAACACAGGTGAAATGAGTAAAGAATGTGAAGAAAAAATCCGTTCATCTGTTGAAGATTGTAAGAAACGTTTTGTAAAGTAG
- the atpG gene encoding ATP synthase F1 subunit gamma: MKTIKNRIKSISSTMQITKAMELVAASKMRKASEGIERSKPYFNILHETLEDIAKDNKDFSSVFTREREGKTCHIVIAGDRGLAGGYNNNLFKSLDIKDGDIIFPIGKKVVEHFGEDNVYTDTYAKAGDIKISDCHAIGSLLAKAYEKGEFTHLILSYTSFVNMLTQEPKTENVLPIRVEHTKDGMRNMNYSLIVYEPDAEETFAQIIPYYISGMVYGAVSESVASELSARRNAMESATDNASEMIENLSLEYNRARQASITQELTEIISGANNI; the protein is encoded by the coding sequence ATGAAGACAATAAAAAACAGAATAAAGAGTATAAGCTCGACTATGCAGATAACAAAAGCCATGGAGCTTGTTGCCGCGTCAAAAATGCGTAAAGCGTCCGAGGGTATTGAGCGTTCAAAGCCGTATTTTAATATACTTCACGAAACGCTTGAAGATATAGCAAAGGATAATAAGGATTTCAGTTCTGTATTTACGCGTGAGAGAGAGGGCAAAACGTGTCATATTGTTATAGCTGGTGACAGAGGTCTTGCAGGCGGATATAACAACAATTTGTTTAAATCTCTTGACATAAAAGACGGAGATATAATTTTTCCGATAGGTAAAAAGGTTGTGGAGCATTTCGGTGAAGATAATGTGTATACCGACACATATGCCAAAGCAGGCGATATAAAAATCTCCGATTGTCACGCAATAGGAAGTTTATTGGCAAAGGCATATGAAAAGGGCGAATTTACGCACCTTATTCTTTCGTATACAAGCTTTGTCAATATGCTTACGCAAGAGCCTAAGACGGAAAATGTTCTGCCGATAAGAGTTGAGCATACAAAAGATGGTATGCGTAATATGAATTACAGCCTTATTGTGTATGAGCCTGACGCAGAGGAAACTTTTGCACAGATAATACCTTATTATATTTCCGGAATGGTGTACGGTGCTGTGTCGGAATCGGTTGCGTCGGAATTATCGGCACGAAGAAATGCGATGGAATCCGCAACGGACAATGCATCGGAAATGATTGAAAATCTGAGTCTTGAATATAACAGAGCAAGACAGGCGTCAATCACGCAGGAACTTACAGAGATAATATCAGGTGCGAATAATATATAA
- the atpD gene encoding F0F1 ATP synthase subunit beta: MNNVGKIVQIIGPVLDIRFEDCELPNILNAIEIDNKGQRLVAEVAQHIGDNVVRCISMGSTDGLVRGMDAVDTGEGIKVPVGEETLGRIFNVLGDAVDNMPNPETKEKWCIHREPPTYEEQNPTTEILETGIKVVDLIAPYAKGGKIGLFGGAGVGKTVLIMELINNIAKEHGGISVFAGVGERTREGNDLYNEMKESGVINKTALVYGQMNEPPGARMRVALSGLTMAEYFRDKQHQDVLLFIDNIFRFTQAGSEVSALIGRIPSAVGYQPTLSTEMGALQERITSTKNGSITSIQAVYVPADDLTDPAPATTFAHLDATTVLSRQISSLGIYPAVDPLESTSRILTPEVVGKEHYETARAVQRIIQRYTELQDIIAIMGMDELSEEDKNTVNRARKVQRFLSQPFSVAEQFTGMQGKYVPIKETIRGFKEIIEGKCDDIPESCFLFAGGIDEVREKAKKMGE; this comes from the coding sequence ATGAATAACGTTGGAAAAATAGTTCAAATAATAGGTCCTGTCCTTGATATAAGGTTTGAGGACTGTGAATTGCCTAATATTTTAAATGCCATTGAAATTGACAATAAAGGTCAAAGGCTTGTTGCGGAAGTTGCACAGCATATAGGCGACAATGTTGTCAGATGTATTTCGATGGGCTCGACGGACGGACTTGTCAGAGGTATGGACGCCGTTGACACAGGTGAGGGAATTAAAGTGCCTGTCGGTGAAGAAACACTCGGAAGAATTTTTAACGTTTTGGGTGATGCGGTTGATAATATGCCTAATCCCGAAACAAAAGAAAAATGGTGTATACATCGTGAGCCGCCGACATACGAAGAACAAAATCCGACAACGGAAATACTTGAAACGGGTATTAAGGTTGTTGACCTTATTGCACCGTATGCAAAAGGCGGTAAAATAGGTCTTTTCGGCGGTGCCGGTGTCGGCAAGACTGTTCTTATAATGGAGCTTATCAATAATATCGCTAAGGAACACGGCGGTATCAGTGTTTTCGCCGGTGTCGGCGAGAGAACGAGAGAGGGTAACGACCTTTATAATGAAATGAAAGAGTCGGGCGTTATCAATAAGACTGCGCTTGTTTACGGTCAGATGAACGAGCCGCCGGGTGCAAGAATGAGAGTTGCGCTTTCTGGACTTACAATGGCTGAATATTTCAGAGATAAGCAACATCAGGACGTGCTTTTGTTTATTGATAATATTTTCAGATTTACACAAGCCGGTTCGGAGGTTTCGGCACTTATCGGACGTATTCCGTCGGCGGTTGGTTATCAGCCTACACTTTCTACTGAAATGGGTGCTTTGCAGGAGAGAATTACATCTACAAAGAACGGTTCTATAACTTCGATACAAGCTGTCTATGTGCCTGCGGACGACCTTACAGACCCTGCTCCCGCAACGACATTTGCTCACCTTGACGCAACAACTGTTTTGTCAAGACAGATTTCTTCGTTGGGTATTTATCCGGCGGTTGACCCGCTTGAATCAACGTCAAGAATTTTGACACCCGAAGTTGTGGGTAAGGAACATTACGAAACAGCAAGAGCGGTACAGCGTATAATTCAAAGATATACCGAATTGCAGGATATTATTGCGATTATGGGTATGGACGAACTTTCGGAAGAGGACAAGAATACCGTAAACAGAGCGAGAAAGGTTCAGAGATTTTTGTCACAGCCGTTCTCTGTTGCGGAACAGTTTACAGGTATGCAAGGTAAATACGTTCCGATTAAAGAAACAATTCGCGGCTTTAAGGAAATTATCGAGGGTAAATGTGATGATATTCCCGAATCGTGTTTCCTTTTCGCGGGCGGTATTGACGAAGTTCGTGAAAAAGCAAAGAAAATGGGTGAATGA
- the atpC gene encoding ATP synthase F1 subunit epsilon, with the protein MNTFHLQIVTPDGLMFDGDAEKLLVRTTEGDVGIMSGHCDYVTPVDTGVAKVTTNGDVRTAACSGGLLNVKKGTVRLVASTFEWSEDIDVERALRAKEAAEKKIKEASDYEERAAEIKLKRALTRIRVGEGK; encoded by the coding sequence ATGAATACATTTCATTTACAGATAGTAACGCCCGACGGACTTATGTTTGACGGTGATGCGGAAAAATTACTTGTTCGTACTACTGAGGGTGATGTCGGTATTATGAGCGGTCACTGCGATTATGTAACGCCTGTCGATACGGGTGTGGCAAAAGTTACAACGAACGGCGATGTAAGAACGGCGGCGTGTTCGGGCGGACTTTTGAATGTGAAAAAAGGAACGGTCAGACTTGTTGCAAGTACATTTGAATGGTCCGAAGATATTGACGTTGAACGTGCGTTGAGGGCAAAAGAGGCGGCGGAAAAGAAAATTAAAGAAGCTTCCGACTACGAAGAAAGAGCCGCTGAAATAAAATTAAAAAGAGCACTTACGAGAATACGTGTAGGTGAAGGAAAATAG